Proteins co-encoded in one Galactobacillus timonensis genomic window:
- the cpaB gene encoding Flp pilus assembly protein CpaB — protein sequence MKMDIVRKVFGVVALSLALLLTLHQAVGMLAEKKMELVTTFVAARDIPPRTKIEEADLLEMQVPQAYLMEYACTQKEEIIGRYTEIAGMIPAGSPFYRTMLFEESELPDYPATLLREGQSAYSLAVDLTRAGGSPAAGMYVDVFGTVTGRDGTMVSGALLEHVRILSVKDAQGLSIADPNSSGLPYVVLLAVKSRDVAMLTQIEKAGELRLFASSESYGSGQEAVKAADSPLVEWYEALDVE from the coding sequence ATGAAGATGGATATTGTAAGAAAGGTGTTTGGTGTCGTTGCTTTGTCGCTGGCTCTTCTTCTGACGCTGCATCAGGCGGTTGGAATGCTGGCGGAAAAGAAGATGGAACTTGTGACTACCTTTGTGGCGGCGCGGGATATTCCACCCCGCACCAAAATTGAGGAGGCGGATCTTCTGGAGATGCAGGTGCCGCAGGCCTACCTGATGGAATATGCATGTACACAGAAGGAGGAAATCATCGGCCGCTATACGGAGATTGCGGGGATGATACCGGCCGGATCGCCATTCTACAGGACGATGCTCTTTGAGGAAAGTGAGCTTCCGGATTATCCGGCAACACTGCTGCGGGAGGGGCAGTCTGCCTATTCGCTGGCGGTAGATCTGACCAGGGCGGGCGGAAGTCCGGCTGCGGGAATGTATGTGGATGTGTTTGGTACGGTGACAGGAAGGGACGGGACCATGGTGAGCGGTGCGCTACTTGAACATGTGCGCATTTTGAGTGTGAAGGATGCGCAGGGTCTTTCCATTGCGGATCCTAACAGCAGCGGTCTGCCCTATGTGGTGCTGCTGGCGGTTAAGTCAAGGGATGTCGCGATGCTGACACAGATTGAAAAGGCTGGTGAGCTGCGGCTGTTTGCTTCGTCGGAAAGCTATGGGAGTGGGCAGGAGGCAGTCAAGGCTGCGGATTCGCCATTGGTGGAATGGTATGAGGCATTGGATGTAGAATAA
- a CDS encoding biosynthetic peptidoglycan transglycosylase yields the protein MLKKILRYLRYIVIAVLAVFCVFALVMVDRGRKLASSVMEETPISAAVEPYFSMSTWTDYEDLDPKFVEAVVSVEDQRYFKRYGFDWPALIRAVFNNMMARSFVEGGSTISQQIAKNLYFQSAPRGVTEKIAEVYIMYRLEATYSKQTLFALYVNMNYYGDGYWGIREASEGYYGVEPDDLTLGQAAMLAGIPNAPGYYQLSTGYDAALRRMHKVLNRMRQESYITDDERQGVMEEDMRPLSVKQSDTSAETLEPTDGLTLDTNFDLSLFIKQKKTTLLCGFLF from the coding sequence GTGCTGAAAAAGATATTGCGTTATCTGCGTTACATTGTGATTGCGGTATTGGCTGTTTTTTGTGTTTTTGCGCTGGTGATGGTTGATCGTGGTCGGAAGCTGGCTTCCAGCGTGATGGAAGAGACGCCGATCAGTGCGGCGGTGGAACCGTATTTTTCCATGTCTACGTGGACGGACTATGAGGATCTGGATCCGAAGTTTGTTGAAGCCGTCGTTTCGGTGGAGGATCAGCGGTATTTTAAGCGCTACGGCTTTGACTGGCCGGCGTTGATCCGGGCCGTATTCAACAATATGATGGCACGTTCCTTTGTGGAGGGCGGAAGTACGATTTCGCAGCAGATTGCGAAAAATCTGTATTTTCAGTCGGCTCCGCGCGGGGTGACAGAGAAAATTGCAGAAGTTTATATCATGTACCGGCTGGAGGCGACGTATTCGAAGCAGACGCTGTTCGCTCTCTATGTGAATATGAACTATTACGGCGATGGCTATTGGGGGATCCGGGAGGCAAGTGAAGGCTATTATGGCGTGGAACCGGATGATCTGACGCTGGGGCAGGCGGCGATGCTTGCGGGAATTCCCAATGCGCCGGGATACTATCAGCTTTCGACGGGCTATGATGCGGCGCTGCGGCGGATGCATAAAGTGCTGAACCGTATGCGGCAGGAAAGCTATATCACCGATGATGAGCGCCAGGGGGTGATGGAGGAAGACATGCGTCCGCTGTCGGTGAAGCAGAGTGATACTTCTGCGGAAACATTGGAGCCAACAGACGGCCTGACGTTGGATACAAATTTTGATTTATCATTATTCATAAAACAAAAGAAAACCACATTATTATGCGGTTTTCTTTTTTGA